In Spiroplasma chinense, a single window of DNA contains:
- the rplN gene encoding 50S ribosomal protein L14, whose translation MIQTESRLKVADNSGAKEILVIRNLGGSVRKFTNIGDIVVATVKSAAPGGAVKKGQVVKAVIVRTVRGLRRADGTYIKFSENAAVIVKDDKSPRGTRIFGPIAREVKDAGFAKIASLAPEVL comes from the coding sequence ATGATACAAACAGAATCAAGATTAAAAGTCGCAGATAACTCTGGTGCTAAAGAAATTTTAGTTATTAGAAATTTAGGTGGAAGTGTAAGAAAATTCACAAATATTGGTGACATAGTTGTAGCTACAGTTAAATCAGCAGCACCTGGTGGTGCAGTTAAAAAAGGTCAAGTTGTTAAAGCAGTAATCGTAAGAACAGTTAGAGGTTTAAGAAGAGCTGATGGTACATACATCAAGTTCTCAGAAAACGCAGCTGTAATCGTAAAAGATGACAAGTCTCCAAGAGGAACTCGTATCTTTGGCCCAATTGCAAGAGAAGTTAAGGATGCAGGATTTGCAAAAATCGCATCACTTGCTCCAGAAGTGTTATAG
- the rpsQ gene encoding 30S ribosomal protein S17, with translation MMERNLRKTYTGRVVSDKMDKTITVLVETYKNHPTYKKRVKYSKKYKAHDENGQAAMGDKVEIMETRPLSKTKNFRLVRVVEKSII, from the coding sequence ATTATGGAAAGAAATTTAAGAAAAACATATACTGGTAGAGTTGTTTCAGATAAAATGGACAAAACTATCACTGTATTAGTTGAAACTTACAAAAATCACCCAACTTACAAAAAACGTGTTAAGTATTCTAAAAAATACAAAGCACATGATGAAAACGGTCAAGCAGCAATGGGAGACAAAGTTGAAATCATGGAAACACGTCCACTAAGTAAAACTAAAAACTTTAGACTAGTTAGAGTTGTTGAAAAATCAATTATTTAA
- the rplP gene encoding 50S ribosomal protein L16 encodes MLMPKRVKYRRPHRVSYEGKAKGGSFIAFGEYGLMSLDGAWITARQIESARIAMTRYMKRFGKVWIRIFPHMAKTKKPLEVRMGSGKGSPEEWVAVVKTGQFMFEIAGVSEEVAREALRLAMHKLPVRCKIVKRGDE; translated from the coding sequence ATGTTAATGCCTAAAAGAGTAAAATACCGTCGTCCTCACAGAGTGAGTTACGAAGGAAAAGCAAAAGGTGGAAGTTTCATCGCATTTGGTGAATATGGATTAATGTCATTAGACGGTGCTTGAATCACTGCAAGACAAATCGAATCTGCTCGTATTGCTATGACTCGTTACATGAAACGTTTTGGTAAAGTTTGAATTAGAATCTTCCCACATATGGCAAAAACAAAAAAACCATTGGAAGTACGTATGGGGTCTGGGAAAGGATCACCAGAAGAATGAGTGGCAGTAGTTAAAACTGGTCAATTCATGTTTGAGATTGCAGGAGTATCTGAAGAAGTTGCTCGTGAAGCTCTACGTCTTGCAATGCATAAATTGCCAGTACGTTGCAAAATCGTTAAGAGAGGTGATGAATAA
- the rpsC gene encoding 30S ribosomal protein S3 — translation MGQKVSPNALRIGIIRTWDNRWYAEKGEYVKWLHQDIKIRNAVLKLLKNAAVSKIEIERTKKEIILIIRSARPAIVLGQEGKNVENIALTVKKTIKDRNATVKVNVIEIKNPDVDARLVAQFIGEQITNRASFRTVQKLAIRKALKAGAKGIKTSVSGRLGGVEMARTEGYLEGSVPLSTLRSDIDYALYEARTTYGQIGVKVWINHGEILGRPTQQNQNKMIADKKVEKVSKGAK, via the coding sequence ATGGGACAAAAAGTATCTCCTAATGCGTTACGTATAGGAATCATTAGAACTTGAGACAACAGATGATATGCTGAAAAAGGTGAATACGTAAAGTGATTACACCAAGATATCAAAATTAGAAACGCAGTATTAAAATTATTAAAAAATGCAGCAGTTTCAAAAATTGAAATTGAAAGAACTAAAAAAGAAATTATCTTAATTATTCGTTCAGCACGTCCAGCTATAGTTCTTGGACAAGAAGGTAAAAACGTTGAAAATATCGCATTAACAGTTAAAAAAACTATCAAAGATAGAAACGCAACTGTTAAAGTAAATGTAATTGAAATTAAAAACCCTGATGTTGATGCAAGATTAGTTGCTCAATTCATCGGAGAACAAATTACAAACCGTGCAAGTTTTAGAACAGTTCAAAAACTTGCAATTAGAAAAGCATTAAAAGCTGGAGCAAAAGGAATTAAAACTTCTGTTTCAGGAAGACTTGGTGGAGTTGAAATGGCTCGTACTGAGGGATATTTAGAAGGTTCAGTACCACTATCAACATTGAGAAGTGATATTGATTACGCTTTATATGAAGCAAGAACAACTTATGGTCAAATCGGAGTTAAAGTTTGAATTAACCATGGGGAAATTTTAGGGAGACCTACTCAACAAAACCAAAACAAAATGATCGCTGATAAAAAAGTAGAAAAAGTTTCAAAGGGGGCTAAATAA
- the rplV gene encoding 50S ribosomal protein L22, giving the protein MEAKAKLTMIRISPRKVRLVVDSIRSKKISEAVAILQNQDKRSSEPVLKLLNSAVANAVNNNGMEADQLIVKSIYVNEGPTLKRFRPRAHGRAYEILKRTSHITIVVSDER; this is encoded by the coding sequence ATGGAAGCAAAAGCAAAATTAACAATGATTAGAATATCACCAAGAAAAGTTAGATTAGTAGTCGACTCAATCAGAAGTAAAAAAATCTCAGAAGCTGTAGCAATATTACAAAACCAAGACAAAAGATCTTCAGAACCAGTATTAAAATTATTAAACTCAGCAGTTGCTAACGCAGTTAACAACAATGGTATGGAAGCTGACCAACTTATCGTTAAATCAATTTATGTTAACGAAGGACCAACATTAAAACGTTTTAGACCTAGAGCTCACGGTAGAGCATACGAAATCTTGAAAAGAACAAGTCACATTACTATCGTTGTAAGTGACGAAAGATAA
- the rpsS gene encoding 30S ribosomal protein S19: MARSLKKGPFIDDHLAKKVEAMDGKKETIKTWSRRSTIFPNFVGHTFGVYNGKDFIPVYVTEDMVGHKLGEFSPTRKFGGHGDDKKKKK, encoded by the coding sequence ATGGCAAGATCACTTAAAAAAGGTCCTTTCATTGATGACCACTTAGCAAAAAAAGTGGAAGCAATGGATGGAAAAAAAGAAACAATTAAAACTTGATCTCGTAGATCAACAATTTTCCCTAATTTCGTAGGTCACACATTTGGAGTTTACAACGGAAAAGACTTTATACCAGTATACGTTACAGAAGATATGGTTGGACACAAACTTGGAGAATTTTCACCGACACGTAAGTTCGGTGGACATGGTGATGATAAGAAAAAGAAAAAATAG
- the rplB gene encoding 50S ribosomal protein L2, producing MPIKKYKPTTNGRRNMTSLDYSILTTSKPEQSLLSKINEKAGRNNHGQITTRHKGGGHKRKYRIIDFKRNKRDIVGKIATIEYDPNRNAFISLINYVDGEKRYILFAKGMQVGQEIIASENADIKIGNSAPLKNIPEGTLVHNVELRPGKGGQIARSAGSKVQILGKEDDGKYVILRLGSGEVRKVLADCYATIGEVGNEEYSLVNWGKAGRNRWRGIRPTVRGSVMNPIDHPHGGGEGRAPIGRKAPLTPWGKKALGVKTRDKKKASTKLIVRRRNSK from the coding sequence ATGCCAATCAAGAAATATAAGCCTACGACTAATGGTCGTAGAAACATGACTAGCTTAGATTACAGTATCCTTACAACATCAAAACCAGAACAATCATTATTATCAAAAATTAATGAAAAAGCTGGTAGAAATAATCACGGTCAAATTACTACTCGCCATAAAGGTGGAGGACACAAAAGAAAGTACCGTATAATTGATTTCAAACGTAACAAAAGAGACATTGTTGGAAAAATAGCAACAATTGAATACGATCCAAACAGAAACGCATTCATTTCTTTAATTAACTACGTTGATGGAGAAAAAAGATACATCTTATTTGCAAAAGGAATGCAAGTAGGACAAGAAATTATAGCATCAGAAAACGCTGATATCAAAATTGGAAATTCAGCACCATTAAAAAACATACCTGAAGGAACATTAGTTCACAACGTTGAATTAAGACCTGGTAAAGGTGGACAAATTGCACGTAGTGCAGGAAGCAAAGTTCAAATCTTAGGTAAAGAAGATGACGGAAAATACGTTATCCTAAGACTTGGATCTGGAGAAGTTAGAAAAGTACTTGCTGATTGTTATGCAACAATCGGTGAAGTTGGAAATGAAGAATATAGCTTAGTAAACTGAGGAAAAGCTGGAAGAAACCGTTGAAGAGGAATTAGACCAACAGTTCGTGGGTCAGTTATGAACCCTATCGATCACCCTCACGGAGGGGGAGAAGGTCGTGCTCCAATTGGGCGTAAAGCGCCATTAACACCATGAGGTAAAAAAGCTCTTGGGGTTAAAACACGTGACAAGAAAAAGGCTTCTACTAAATTAATAGTAAGAAGAAGAAATTCAAAATAG
- the rplW gene encoding 50S ribosomal protein L23, which produces MHLTEVIKKPLLTEKTYLGQQNGAYTFIVDKKANKTQIKKTFEEIFQAKVETVRTMNYDGKDKRMGKFVGKTNSFKKAIIVLKDGETLDILSDL; this is translated from the coding sequence ATGCATTTAACAGAAGTTATTAAAAAACCATTGTTAACTGAAAAAACTTACTTAGGTCAACAAAATGGTGCATACACATTCATCGTTGATAAAAAAGCGAACAAAACTCAAATTAAAAAAACATTTGAAGAAATTTTCCAAGCTAAAGTAGAAACAGTAAGAACAATGAACTACGACGGAAAAGATAAAAGAATGGGTAAATTTGTTGGTAAAACAAATTCATTCAAGAAAGCAATCATCGTTTTAAAAGATGGTGAAACACTAGATATCCTATCAGACTTATAG
- the rplD gene encoding 50S ribosomal protein L4, whose protein sequence is MKAQVLDVNGSSVKEITISDNVWGIEPHQQAIYDTVISQQAALRQGTKKTKTRAEVRGGGRKPWRQKGTGRARQGSIRAPQWRGGGIAFGPTPNINYKKAVNRKVRQLAIRSALSLKAKESNLVILDKFAFSKPSTKEMLTVMKNVKIDNQKTLIVTRNHEEVVVKSAGNIPGVKTLDFQKMNIFDLLNATKLVVTEDAVNRIEEVYA, encoded by the coding sequence ATGAAAGCACAAGTGTTAGATGTTAACGGTTCATCGGTAAAAGAAATTACAATTAGTGATAACGTTTGAGGAATTGAACCACACCAACAAGCAATCTACGATACAGTAATTTCTCAACAAGCAGCATTAAGACAAGGAACTAAAAAAACTAAAACAAGAGCCGAAGTAAGAGGTGGAGGTAGAAAACCTTGAAGACAAAAAGGTACAGGACGTGCCCGTCAAGGATCTATTAGAGCTCCACAATGAAGAGGTGGAGGGATCGCATTTGGTCCAACACCAAACATTAACTACAAAAAAGCAGTTAATAGAAAAGTTAGACAATTAGCAATTAGAAGTGCATTAAGCTTAAAAGCTAAAGAGTCAAACCTAGTAATATTAGACAAATTCGCATTTTCAAAACCATCAACAAAAGAAATGTTGACAGTAATGAAAAATGTTAAAATTGATAATCAAAAAACATTAATCGTGACAAGAAATCACGAAGAAGTTGTTGTTAAATCAGCAGGAAACATTCCTGGAGTAAAAACATTAGATTTCCAAAAAATGAATATTTTTGACTTATTAAACGCAACTAAATTAGTTGTAACTGAAGACGCAGTAAATCGTATTGAGGAGGTGTATGCATAA
- the rplC gene encoding 50S ribosomal protein L3, with translation MKGILGRKLEMTQVFSETGKLIPVTVIAVETNTVLQVKTVEKDGYSALKLGTINKRANLVNKPEMGNFKKANSEPKRFVKEIRDMEGYETGAEIKAADVFNAGEFVDVTGISKGKGFAGAIKRHNYSRGPMGHGSGYHRGIGSMGAIINRIFKSKKMAGHMGHEQVTIQNLEVIKVDSERNLVLVKGSVPGPRKGFVIIKQNAKGVKTTEAANLLSRNAKAAPAAAVKEVEQAAPAAE, from the coding sequence ATGAAAGGAATCTTAGGACGCAAGTTAGAGATGACACAAGTTTTTAGTGAAACTGGAAAACTTATCCCTGTAACTGTTATTGCTGTTGAAACTAACACAGTTTTACAAGTAAAAACAGTTGAAAAAGACGGATATTCAGCATTAAAACTAGGAACTATCAACAAAAGAGCTAACTTAGTAAACAAACCAGAAATGGGTAACTTTAAAAAAGCTAACTCAGAACCTAAGCGCTTCGTTAAAGAAATCAGAGATATGGAAGGATACGAAACTGGAGCTGAAATTAAAGCTGCAGACGTATTCAACGCTGGTGAATTTGTCGATGTAACTGGTATATCAAAAGGTAAAGGTTTCGCTGGAGCAATCAAACGTCATAACTATTCAAGAGGACCAATGGGTCATGGATCAGGTTATCACCGTGGGATTGGTTCAATGGGAGCTATTATTAACAGGATTTTTAAATCAAAAAAAATGGCTGGACATATGGGTCATGAACAAGTAACTATCCAAAACTTAGAGGTAATCAAAGTTGATAGCGAAAGAAACTTAGTTTTAGTTAAAGGATCAGTTCCAGGTCCAAGAAAAGGTTTTGTAATCATTAAGCAAAATGCTAAAGGTGTCAAAACAACTGAAGCTGCAAACTTATTAAGTAGAAATGCAAAAGCAGCACCAGCTGCTGCTGTAAAAGAAGTAGAACAAGCAGCACCAGCTGCAGAATAA
- the rpsJ gene encoding 30S ribosomal protein S10, with the protein MAQQKIKIKLKGYDHAIVDQSIAKIIEAAESTGAKVRGPIPLPTEKQIITVLRATHKYKDSREQFEMRTHKRILEIVEPTPKTMDSLTRVQLPSGVNIEIKL; encoded by the coding sequence ATGGCTCAACAAAAAATTAAAATCAAACTTAAAGGTTACGATCACGCCATTGTTGACCAATCAATTGCTAAAATTATTGAAGCGGCTGAGTCAACAGGAGCTAAAGTACGTGGACCAATTCCATTACCAACAGAAAAACAAATTATTACAGTATTAAGAGCTACTCATAAATACAAAGATAGTAGAGAGCAGTTCGAAATGAGAACACACAAAAGAATACTTGAAATCGTTGAACCAACACCAAAAACAATGGACTCATTAACTAGAGTTCAATTGCCAAGTGGTGTTAATATCGAAATCAAATTATAA
- a CDS encoding phosphatase PAP2 family protein — translation MFSKNKVSIWYLYGPIITVFFIYLAFFIATSIYNVDLKIAEVADDALNYEIWKYWSQFYAVAGNTELIITFYILLLLTIQSLKYRGIENKKTGFFYTNKYLIQVCVIIFCAIWTGIHIFQLVKLKYGSSGFGPGFDAELLDSYKYKFVGKILVICYQIPIVYYASWFLVVKLPKADKEFHYKYMSGAIKGMSFTLLTYAYVVFIKVFGARPYYYNVIFGDLFEKIPEERQKYYIEHREFFFGNNDGNGNFTQNVEGVWPWWTVNNVWMRGEGYTNKTFLDYAFPSGHVNACLCTASIYYVFYDKKLNRELDLKRYLILIWLLFSTLSMSFAVVVMRWHWLSDTSFSIVVGIIMFYATHKLIDAIINKRENKINVAKSAK, via the coding sequence ATGTTTAGTAAAAATAAAGTATCAATATGATACCTGTATGGTCCGATAATTACGGTTTTCTTTATATATTTAGCTTTCTTTATTGCAACTTCAATTTATAATGTTGATTTAAAAATAGCTGAAGTTGCAGACGATGCACTAAATTATGAAATTTGAAAATACTGAAGTCAATTTTATGCAGTTGCTGGAAATACAGAGCTGATTATAACTTTTTACATTTTATTACTTTTAACAATTCAATCATTAAAATATAGAGGAATAGAAAATAAAAAAACCGGTTTCTTTTATACCAATAAATATTTAATTCAAGTTTGCGTTATTATTTTTTGTGCAATTTGAACAGGTATTCATATTTTTCAGTTAGTTAAACTAAAATATGGTAGTTCAGGATTTGGACCTGGATTTGATGCAGAACTATTAGACAGTTATAAATACAAATTTGTAGGAAAAATATTGGTTATTTGTTATCAAATCCCAATTGTTTATTATGCTTCATGATTTTTAGTTGTTAAGTTGCCAAAAGCAGACAAAGAATTTCACTACAAATATATGTCTGGAGCTATTAAAGGGATGAGTTTTACACTCCTAACCTATGCGTATGTTGTCTTTATTAAGGTTTTTGGAGCAAGACCTTACTACTACAACGTGATATTTGGTGATCTTTTTGAAAAGATTCCAGAAGAAAGACAAAAATATTACATAGAACATAGAGAATTCTTCTTTGGAAATAATGATGGAAATGGTAATTTTACTCAAAATGTTGAAGGGGTTTGACCTTGATGAACTGTAAATAACGTCTGAATGAGGGGGGAAGGATATACAAATAAAACCTTCCTAGATTACGCTTTTCCTTCAGGGCATGTAAATGCATGTTTGTGTACAGCTTCAATTTATTATGTTTTTTATGATAAAAAATTAAATAGAGAATTAGATCTAAAAAGATATCTAATACTAATTTGATTGCTATTTTCAACACTAAGTATGAGCTTTGCAGTGGTAGTTATGCGTTGACATTGACTGTCAGATACATCATTTTCAATAGTTGTTGGAATTATTATGTTTTATGCAACACACAAGTTAATTGATGCAATTATCAATAAAAGAGAAAACAAAATTAATGTAGCTAAAAGTGCAAAATAA
- a CDS encoding phosphatase PAP2 family protein, translated as MKKKSREYTFLFLPALVVLVLTCATFIVASFYDRQIQEYFAQGFYYKWVKIWIVFMDELGLFQFLPAIFVFCAVIWESFIHYQIKFGKKDVIRDYSWIGIFYYIVAYGFFFWIVIYQGYMRVYEDTGFGQGIDAKLMETTTYRIVAYWIIKSTEFAIMLYATIYLRVLFHKRSDVLEQEYWVDSLKGLVYIGYCYTMIFVLKWGMGRPFYYSTIFNQIIENEATPRGWEYSGAVMWGTGDGTQNMPYYEWWQPNHFLDNLKEWGSVSGAKDTNTTGWWNRAFPSGHTSGTFCTITIMYLFINPQKGRVLTNKKIVIIALWFLHLNSMKFALIVYRFHWWTDLDFSTIFCIAIFPLVPKFVDKHLRWWTNLIKAKMFKKALTGFVVEKKLGFDLYTNSEKYPVKVDFFLYGKNKQEKMDKKMKHYFHVKSEPKEVIKWQEQPN; from the coding sequence ATGAAGAAAAAAAGTAGGGAGTATACATTTTTATTTTTACCAGCTCTAGTAGTTCTGGTTTTAACTTGCGCAACCTTTATTGTCGCATCATTTTATGATAGACAAATACAAGAGTATTTTGCTCAGGGGTTCTACTACAAGTGAGTAAAAATATGAATTGTCTTTATGGATGAACTTGGATTATTTCAATTTCTTCCTGCAATCTTTGTATTTTGTGCAGTTATTTGAGAAAGTTTCATTCATTATCAAATCAAATTTGGTAAAAAAGATGTTATTAGAGATTATTCTTGAATAGGTATTTTTTATTATATTGTAGCTTATGGATTTTTCTTTTGAATAGTTATTTATCAAGGGTATATGAGAGTTTATGAAGACACAGGTTTTGGTCAAGGAATTGATGCAAAACTTATGGAAACTACTACATATAGAATTGTTGCATATTGAATTATTAAATCAACAGAATTTGCAATAATGTTATATGCAACAATATACCTAAGAGTGCTTTTCCATAAGAGAAGCGATGTTTTAGAACAAGAATATTGAGTAGATTCTTTAAAAGGTTTAGTTTATATTGGTTATTGTTATACAATGATCTTTGTTTTAAAATGAGGAATGGGAAGACCATTCTATTACAGTACTATTTTTAATCAAATTATAGAAAATGAAGCAACTCCTAGAGGTTGAGAATATTCTGGAGCTGTAATGTGAGGTACTGGTGACGGTACTCAAAATATGCCATATTACGAATGATGGCAACCCAACCACTTTTTAGATAACCTAAAAGAGTGAGGTTCAGTAAGTGGAGCTAAAGATACCAATACTACAGGGTGATGAAATAGAGCCTTTCCTTCAGGACATACATCAGGAACATTTTGTACTATTACAATAATGTACTTATTTATAAACCCCCAAAAAGGAAGAGTATTGACAAACAAAAAAATTGTAATTATTGCATTGTGATTCTTACACTTAAATTCAATGAAGTTTGCATTAATTGTTTATCGTTTCCATTGATGAACAGATCTGGACTTTTCAACAATCTTTTGTATAGCGATTTTCCCACTAGTTCCAAAATTTGTGGATAAACACTTACGTTGATGAACAAACCTAATTAAAGCTAAAATGTTCAAAAAAGCTTTAACTGGATTTGTTGTTGAAAAAAAATTAGGATTTGATTTATATACAAATTCTGAAAAATATCCAGTTAAAGTTGATTTCTTCCTATATGGAAAAAATAAACAAGAAAAAATGGATAAGAAAATGAAGCATTACTTCCATGTTAAAAGTGAACCAAAAGAAGTGATAAAATGACAAGAACAACCTAATTAG
- the alaS gene encoding alanine--tRNA ligase, giving the protein MKKLSSNQIRNMWLDFFKSKQHYFLEPASLVPIDDPSLLWINSGVATLKPYFDGRMNPPAPRLTNSQKSIRTNDIENVGVTARHQTMFEMLGNFSIGDYFKKEAIHMAWELLTSKEWFDMDPNLLYITVFEEDVDAYDIWTKEIGIKEDHIFKGTRDTNFWDVGQGPCGPNTEIFFDRGEKWDLENIGPRLLKDDIENDRYIEIWNIVFSQFNNDGNNNYAELPRKNIDTGAGLERMVSIFQETPTNFETDLFMPTIQKIEQMCDSKFKYSIDNYFNENPEQTKINTAFKVIADHIRAVTFAISDGVFPGNKDRGYIIRRLIRRSSVYGRKLGINKAFLFELVDNVIEAMSQFYPYIIDKKDTVKEVIQIEENRFLQTLSKGYEHLENIIQKEKTVSGKNALLLFESFGFPIELTKEIAEDLNVEVDVKAYEQLLEQAKEVARNSRKDDKAWNKQSAILTSLSVESEFTGYETEENETEINFMFKDDKEISTSSDEIVFLTLKQTPFYAEKGGQAADNGVLVDENGVNHQVLDVQQGPNKQHIHKVHVNGTLSVGQKVSAKINSEKRYYTMKNHSGTHLLQAGIREVLGENAVQAGSYNDENGLRIDISFNRMPVQEEVDAIHASVKREIENAIPREIIYCTLEEAIEVHNALALFTEKYGELVRIIKFGTYSCELCGGTHVASSKDVEDIYITEIESKGSGVYRFHAVTSHKEVSSFLQEQFAKQKHEIQPAIDKFNKAKFIIENKEIENAIGEIMNMPVLRENLPKIKIKVNEFKNAFKLYQKATEEVMVEEKLKNYKNYEPVEQDGVKVLEIKTTDLEMKEMKALSDYYQNKFDSLVVKLINTELKIYIVSSSENISKTHSAIEIFKSTSEFSVKGGGNPTFAQGKIL; this is encoded by the coding sequence ATGAAAAAACTAAGTTCAAATCAAATAAGAAATATGTGATTAGACTTTTTTAAGTCTAAACAACACTATTTCTTGGAACCTGCAAGTTTAGTACCAATTGATGACCCAAGTTTACTTTGAATAAATTCTGGTGTTGCTACACTAAAACCTTACTTTGATGGAAGAATGAATCCACCAGCTCCAAGACTTACAAACTCTCAAAAATCTATTAGAACAAATGATATTGAAAATGTTGGAGTTACTGCGCGTCACCAAACAATGTTTGAAATGCTGGGTAACTTTTCAATCGGAGATTACTTTAAAAAAGAAGCAATTCACATGGCATGAGAATTGCTAACAAGTAAAGAATGATTCGATATGGACCCAAACCTTTTATATATCACTGTTTTTGAAGAAGATGTTGACGCTTATGATATTTGAACTAAAGAAATAGGTATCAAAGAAGATCATATTTTCAAAGGGACAAGAGATACAAACTTTTGAGATGTAGGACAAGGACCTTGTGGACCAAATACTGAAATCTTTTTTGACCGTGGAGAAAAATGAGATCTAGAAAATATCGGACCAAGATTGTTAAAAGATGATATTGAAAATGATAGATACATAGAAATTTGAAATATAGTTTTTTCTCAATTCAATAACGATGGAAACAATAATTATGCAGAATTGCCAAGAAAGAATATAGATACGGGTGCTGGATTAGAAAGAATGGTGTCAATTTTTCAAGAAACACCAACAAACTTTGAAACAGACTTATTTATGCCAACAATTCAAAAAATTGAACAAATGTGTGATTCTAAATTTAAGTATTCTATTGATAATTACTTTAATGAAAATCCAGAACAAACAAAAATCAATACTGCTTTTAAAGTTATTGCAGATCACATAAGAGCTGTAACTTTTGCAATAAGTGATGGTGTATTTCCTGGAAATAAAGATAGAGGATATATTATTAGAAGATTGATCAGAAGAAGTTCAGTGTATGGAAGAAAACTTGGTATCAATAAAGCGTTCTTATTTGAGTTAGTAGACAATGTAATTGAAGCTATGAGCCAATTTTATCCTTACATTATTGATAAAAAAGATACTGTAAAAGAAGTTATTCAAATTGAAGAAAACAGATTTTTACAAACCCTATCAAAAGGATATGAACACTTAGAAAATATAATACAAAAAGAAAAAACAGTTAGTGGTAAAAATGCTTTACTATTATTTGAATCTTTTGGTTTCCCAATTGAATTAACTAAAGAAATTGCAGAAGACTTAAATGTTGAAGTAGATGTTAAAGCATATGAGCAATTATTAGAACAAGCAAAAGAAGTTGCTAGAAATTCTAGAAAAGATGATAAAGCTTGAAATAAACAATCTGCAATTTTAACAAGTTTATCTGTTGAAAGTGAATTTACAGGATATGAAACTGAAGAAAATGAAACTGAAATTAACTTTATGTTTAAAGATGATAAAGAAATTTCAACTTCAAGTGATGAAATTGTATTTTTAACTTTAAAACAAACACCTTTCTATGCAGAAAAAGGTGGACAAGCTGCAGATAATGGAGTACTTGTTGATGAAAACGGAGTTAACCACCAAGTTTTAGATGTACAACAAGGACCAAATAAACAACATATTCACAAAGTTCATGTAAATGGAACATTGTCAGTAGGACAAAAAGTTAGTGCAAAAATAAATAGTGAAAAAAGATATTACACTATGAAAAACCACTCAGGAACTCACTTATTACAAGCTGGAATTAGAGAAGTTCTTGGAGAAAATGCAGTACAAGCAGGAAGTTATAATGATGAAAACGGTTTAAGAATTGATATTTCATTTAATAGAATGCCAGTACAAGAAGAAGTTGATGCAATTCACGCATCTGTTAAAAGAGAAATCGAAAATGCTATTCCAAGAGAAATAATTTATTGTACTCTTGAAGAAGCTATTGAAGTTCACAACGCTTTAGCTTTATTTACTGAAAAATATGGAGAATTGGTTAGAATTATAAAATTTGGAACTTATTCTTGTGAACTTTGTGGAGGAACACACGTTGCAAGTTCAAAAGATGTAGAAGATATTTATATTACAGAAATTGAATCTAAAGGAAGTGGAGTTTATCGTTTCCATGCAGTTACAAGTCACAAAGAAGTGTCTTCATTCTTGCAAGAGCAATTTGCAAAACAAAAACATGAAATACAACCAGCAATAGATAAATTTAACAAAGCTAAATTTATTATTGAAAATAAAGAAATTGAAAATGCTATTGGTGAAATTATGAATATGCCAGTTTTAAGAGAGAATTTACCTAAAATTAAAATTAAAGTAAATGAATTTAAAAATGCATTTAAGTTATATCAAAAAGCAACTGAAGAAGTAATGGTTGAAGAAAAATTAAAAAATTACAAAAATTATGAACCAGTTGAACAAGACGGAGTTAAAGTTTTAGAAATTAAAACAACAGATCTTGAAATGAAAGAAATGAAAGCTCTTTCAGATTACTATCAAAATAAATTTGACAGTCTTGTGGTAAAACTAATTAACACAGAACTGAAAATTTATATTGTAAGCAGTTCTGAAAATATTTCAAAAACACATAGTGCAATTGAAATATTTAAATCAACAAGCGAATTCTCTGTAAAAGGTGGGGGTAATCCAACTTTTGCTCAAGGGAAAATATTGTAA